A single genomic interval of Streptomyces sp. BA2 harbors:
- a CDS encoding Rv3235 family protein, producing MHKVMTRPRSRPATTRPPGRTDPRRPSAARTPARPLRTPPQPPPHPTELFTERLLLVLSGQKPVHWAARHIAHTAFDDVARLAELAPFNVNDRRPTIHRIGHYEPRPGVYEVFARIGAGPALRALAFRLSLGADQRWRCTAVEVGTPAR from the coding sequence ATGCACAAGGTAATGACCAGGCCCCGCTCCCGCCCGGCGACCACCCGTCCACCAGGCCGGACAGACCCCCGCCGCCCTTCGGCGGCACGTACACCGGCGCGCCCCCTCAGGACTCCGCCCCAGCCCCCGCCGCACCCCACGGAGCTCTTCACCGAACGCCTGCTCCTGGTGCTCAGCGGCCAGAAGCCGGTCCACTGGGCGGCCCGCCACATCGCCCACACGGCCTTCGACGACGTGGCCCGCCTCGCCGAACTCGCCCCCTTCAACGTGAACGACCGGCGTCCCACGATCCACCGGATCGGCCACTACGAACCCCGCCCCGGCGTCTACGAGGTCTTCGCGAGGATCGGCGCGGGCCCCGCCCTCAGGGCCCTGGCATTCCGGCTGAGTCTCGGCGCGGACCAGAGGTGGCGCTGCACGGCGGTCGAAGTGGGAACGCCCGCCA
- a CDS encoding DUF6912 family protein produces MRVYVPLTLSRLAEVHKAGELGPGPLTAYAVTPALREWYVSDDIEELEYAALGRAALASLRLIAGDPGAARRRVVLAADVPDGALEQGPRSPEGGLGEVRVAGVLGLKKVAAVHVDAGDAEGDVAAAVGVLEAADQGDEDARFTVDGVEDHELLWFATQEIPGLIS; encoded by the coding sequence ATGCGCGTCTACGTTCCTCTGACCCTGAGCCGTCTCGCCGAGGTGCACAAGGCGGGCGAGCTGGGCCCTGGGCCGCTGACCGCCTATGCCGTGACGCCGGCTCTGCGTGAGTGGTACGTCTCGGACGACATCGAGGAGCTGGAGTACGCCGCCCTGGGCCGGGCCGCGCTTGCTTCGCTGCGGTTGATCGCGGGGGATCCGGGGGCGGCTCGGCGGCGCGTTGTGCTGGCCGCGGATGTGCCGGACGGGGCGCTTGAGCAGGGGCCGCGGTCGCCTGAGGGCGGGCTCGGTGAGGTGCGGGTCGCCGGGGTGCTGGGGCTGAAGAAGGTCGCGGCCGTGCATGTGGACGCGGGGGACGCGGAGGGGGACGTCGCCGCGGCGGTGGGGGTTCTGGAGGCCGCGGATCAGGGGGACGAGGATGCGCGGTTCACTGTGGACGGGGTCGAGGATCATGAGCTGCTGTGGTTCGCGACGCAGGAGATTCCCGGGCTGATCAGCTGA